A window of the Dyadobacter pollutisoli genome harbors these coding sequences:
- a CDS encoding D-glycero-alpha-D-manno-heptose-1,7-bisphosphate 7-phosphatase, which produces MSLPKTKCVFLDRDGVLNEDCPDYLYNLDELVIPEGVADALKSLKRAGYLLIVITNQAGIAKGLYNAENVYAIHEEVQKISDGALDDIYFSPYHPSYSGNSLSRKPGSLMLEKAIAKYNIDPDQSWMIGDRDRDMEAGKKAGVRTIHIVHENEPSAGDFAAFNLLEAAKIILS; this is translated from the coding sequence ATGTCTTTACCCAAAACAAAATGCGTATTCCTCGATCGCGACGGAGTACTGAATGAAGATTGCCCGGACTATTTGTATAACCTCGACGAGCTGGTGATCCCGGAAGGCGTGGCGGATGCATTGAAGTCGTTAAAACGTGCAGGATATCTGCTGATTGTCATTACTAACCAGGCCGGCATCGCAAAAGGGTTGTATAATGCTGAAAATGTGTACGCTATCCACGAGGAAGTGCAGAAAATATCTGACGGAGCTCTCGACGATATTTATTTCTCTCCATACCATCCAAGTTACTCCGGCAACTCTCTTTCCCGCAAACCGGGTTCATTGATGCTGGAAAAAGCAATCGCTAAGTATAATATCGATCCTGACCAATCATGGATGATCGGCGACCGTGACAGGGATATGGAAGCTGGAAAAAAAGCGGGGGTGCGGACAATTCACATTGTCCATGAGAATGAGCCTTCAGCAGGCGACTTCGCGGCGTTCAATTTATTAGAAGCTGCGAAAATAATATTGAGTTAA
- a CDS encoding arginine decarboxylase — translation MKSYIDLIQQTFEFPTMEFNVDNNELLFNNVPLMDIIKEHGTPLKINYLPKIGEHIENANMFFRNAFKRHNYKGSYTYCYCTKSSHFSFVLEEALKHNIHLETSSSFDIPIIRELYRRGKVTKSTFILANGYKLPRYTQYLSELINEGFNVIPILDNLKEIESYEQQVTADTVNFGMRIATDEEPNFAFYTSRLGIRYNDVQQLYKEKIEPNPKFKLKMLHFFINTGIKDSAYYWSELTRFMFKYCEMQKICPELDSIDIGGGLPIQTSLQAGYDYQQMIDEIIENIQWICNKNNVPVPHIFTEFGSYTVGESGAVIYEIIDKKLQNDKELWYMINGSFITQLPDSWGMNQKYIMLPINNWDSPYQKVNLGGLTCDSQDFYNSEMHSADLYMPIFEEDSEKQYIGFFHTGAYQESLGGYGGIQHCLIPAPKHVLVDKDEEGRIVTRVFAEEQHSDSMLKILGFKDESYTAPETNKSTEMQPVEAEEELAETKI, via the coding sequence ATGAAAAGCTACATTGACCTGATTCAGCAGACGTTCGAATTTCCTACAATGGAATTTAACGTTGATAATAATGAGTTGCTGTTCAACAATGTACCACTGATGGATATCATCAAAGAACATGGTACGCCGTTAAAAATCAATTATCTGCCGAAAATCGGGGAGCATATCGAAAACGCGAATATGTTTTTTCGTAATGCCTTCAAAAGACATAACTACAAAGGAAGCTATACGTATTGCTACTGCACGAAGTCTTCACATTTCAGTTTTGTGCTGGAAGAGGCTTTGAAGCATAACATACATCTCGAAACTTCTTCGTCTTTTGATATACCCATTATCCGTGAACTGTACCGCCGTGGGAAGGTTACCAAAAGCACTTTTATTCTTGCTAATGGTTATAAACTGCCCCGATATACCCAATACCTCAGCGAATTGATCAATGAAGGGTTTAATGTGATTCCAATTCTGGACAACCTGAAAGAGATTGAATCGTACGAGCAGCAGGTTACAGCCGATACGGTGAATTTCGGAATGCGCATTGCGACGGATGAAGAGCCGAATTTTGCTTTTTATACCTCTCGTCTGGGTATCAGGTATAATGATGTGCAGCAGCTGTATAAGGAGAAAATTGAGCCGAATCCGAAGTTTAAGCTCAAAATGCTCCATTTCTTTATCAATACAGGCATCAAGGACAGTGCATACTACTGGAGTGAATTGACGCGCTTTATGTTTAAGTATTGCGAAATGCAGAAAATCTGTCCGGAGCTCGATTCAATCGATATCGGCGGTGGACTGCCAATTCAGACTTCATTGCAGGCTGGCTACGACTATCAGCAAATGATCGATGAGATCATCGAAAACATTCAGTGGATCTGTAACAAGAACAATGTACCTGTTCCGCATATTTTCACCGAATTCGGAAGTTATACTGTGGGTGAAAGTGGCGCGGTGATTTACGAGATCATTGACAAAAAATTACAGAATGATAAAGAGCTTTGGTACATGATCAACGGCTCATTCATTACGCAGCTACCCGACTCGTGGGGCATGAACCAGAAATACATCATGCTGCCGATCAATAACTGGGATAGTCCTTACCAAAAAGTAAACCTGGGTGGACTGACTTGCGATTCACAGGATTTTTATAATAGTGAAATGCACAGTGCCGATTTGTATATGCCGATTTTCGAGGAAGATTCTGAAAAGCAGTACATTGGATTTTTCCATACAGGTGCTTATCAAGAGTCTCTTGGAGGCTACGGCGGTATTCAGCATTGCCTTATTCCGGCTCCAAAGCATGTTTTAGTAGATAAGGATGAGGAAGGCCGGATTGTAACGCGGGTTTTTGCCGAAGAGCAGCATAGTGATTCGATGCTGAAAATCCTGGGCTTTAAAGATGAATCCTATACAGCTCCTGAAACTAACAAGAGTACCGAAATGCAACCGGTGGAAGCTGAAGAGGAATTAGCAGAAACAAAAATTTGA
- a CDS encoding TetR/AcrR family transcriptional regulator → MKERIIKSALNLFWRYGIKSVTMDDIAKDLGISKRTIYQHYSDKEAILALVIQEEIKTQKNEMEKLDEQASNPIEQMMYASVQMRDTLSNMNPTLLYDLKKYYPAAWELFQNYKHEYIIKSIHDNLIKGIELGLYRPDIDVDVLSMLRVEQIVMAFDPTIFPARKFNMMHTQMQFLLHFLRGVLSEKGFEYYNTIKDKSAIEINTHEK, encoded by the coding sequence GTGAAAGAGCGAATTATAAAATCAGCCTTAAATCTATTCTGGCGCTATGGAATCAAGAGCGTTACCATGGATGATATTGCCAAAGACCTGGGGATTTCGAAACGGACCATTTACCAGCACTACTCCGATAAGGAAGCGATCCTGGCCCTGGTTATTCAGGAGGAGATCAAGACTCAAAAAAATGAGATGGAAAAACTGGATGAGCAGGCCAGCAATCCGATCGAACAGATGATGTATGCTTCGGTCCAGATGCGCGATACATTGTCGAACATGAACCCGACGCTTTTGTATGACCTGAAAAAATACTACCCTGCTGCATGGGAGCTTTTCCAGAATTATAAACATGAGTACATTATCAAAAGTATCCATGACAACCTGATCAAAGGGATCGAACTGGGGCTTTATCGTCCTGACATAGATGTAGATGTGCTGTCAATGTTACGTGTCGAGCAAATTGTAATGGCATTTGATCCGACTATTTTCCCGGCCAGAAAATTTAATATGATGCATACGCAAATGCAGTTTCTGTTACATTTTTTAAGAGGGGTATTGTCGGAAAAAGGATTTGAATACTACAACACCATCAAAGATAAATCAGCAATTGAAATCAATACCCATGAAAAATAA
- a CDS encoding TolC family protein produces the protein MKNNRIIRGSLALLAILLSFAPLHAQEGSYSLKQAVEYAIKTNINIRNAKIDQSSAAARVAEVKAIGLPQAHATVNYTNNPAVPRFFIPAKTFDPNAAEGEVVAAKFGVTHSASAAASLSQIIFDGSYLIGLKASQTYKELSTKNLQASKIQVAEAVTKAYYNVLVNDERIGLLQNNLSRLDSTYNETVQMNTQGFVEKLDVDRLEVQRNNLTTELENIMKLQEVATMLLKFQMGMDVDEPIKLTDQLSTTDVSQFVAANEELLSNYSLRVEYATLEVQEKLQMLDIRNISAGYLPSLTLNANYGYSSGTDIFSKFFTQPWFNQASIALNLNIPIWDSFSKKNKIIQSKNALEKIKQNQKLLQQSINLEVRQSQIQYSNLVRQLKERQRNLDLSKEIIRVTRIKYKEGVGSNIEVINAESSFKEAQTNYFTALYDLMIAKVDLSKAKGELYVESGQ, from the coding sequence ATGAAAAATAACCGGATAATACGCGGCAGTCTAGCGCTGCTGGCGATTTTACTGAGCTTTGCGCCTCTGCATGCGCAGGAAGGAAGTTATTCCCTTAAACAGGCTGTGGAATATGCCATTAAGACTAACATTAATATAAGAAACGCAAAGATCGACCAGTCCAGTGCAGCGGCACGTGTAGCAGAAGTGAAGGCTATCGGCTTACCTCAGGCGCATGCCACAGTTAATTATACAAATAACCCCGCCGTTCCGCGTTTTTTCATTCCAGCCAAAACATTTGATCCGAATGCCGCCGAGGGTGAGGTAGTTGCAGCTAAGTTCGGTGTAACGCATTCAGCCAGCGCTGCCGCCAGCCTCAGCCAGATTATTTTTGACGGCTCCTATCTGATAGGCTTGAAGGCTTCACAAACGTATAAGGAACTTTCTACGAAAAATTTACAGGCGTCAAAGATCCAGGTCGCAGAAGCCGTTACAAAAGCCTATTATAATGTACTTGTAAATGACGAGCGTATCGGGCTCTTGCAAAACAACTTGTCCAGGCTCGATTCGACCTATAACGAAACGGTTCAAATGAATACACAGGGTTTTGTTGAAAAACTCGATGTTGACAGACTTGAAGTTCAGCGAAACAACCTCACTACCGAGCTGGAAAACATCATGAAATTGCAGGAAGTAGCCACAATGCTGTTGAAATTCCAGATGGGCATGGATGTTGATGAACCGATCAAGCTGACCGATCAGTTATCGACAACAGACGTTAGCCAGTTTGTTGCTGCCAATGAAGAATTGCTTTCTAACTATTCACTTCGCGTCGAATACGCCACCCTGGAAGTTCAGGAAAAATTACAGATGCTGGACATCAGGAATATTTCTGCCGGTTATTTGCCGTCGTTGACCTTGAATGCCAACTACGGTTATTCCTCTGGTACCGACATATTTAGCAAGTTTTTCACCCAGCCATGGTTTAATCAGGCTTCCATTGCCCTCAACCTGAACATCCCGATTTGGGATAGTTTCAGCAAGAAGAACAAGATCATCCAGTCAAAAAATGCGCTTGAAAAGATCAAGCAAAACCAGAAACTGCTGCAGCAATCCATCAATCTTGAAGTTAGACAAAGCCAGATTCAATATTCAAATCTGGTGAGACAGCTGAAAGAACGTCAGCGAAACCTGGATTTATCGAAAGAAATTATTCGGGTAACGCGGATCAAGTATAAAGAAGGCGTAGGCTCCAACATTGAAGTTATCAACGCAGAATCTTCTTTTAAAGAAGCACAGACCAACTATTTTACAGCACTTTATGATCTGATGATCGCGAAAGTGGATTTGAGTAAGGCGAAAGGTGAGCTTTATGTTGAATCAGGACAATGA
- a CDS encoding efflux RND transporter periplasmic adaptor subunit, with product MKRHILMITAVATLLASCGGEKKDGIQGKKDELAQLKVAQAENEKKIKALEIEIAKLDPAKTVEAKVKPVAIDTLDAAVFRHYVELQGTVDAKNNVMITPKTGGAVVAMYVREGDFVKAGTVIGKIDNSILTQTVEELKTQLSLANTIFEKQKNLWDQKIGTEMQYLQAKNNKESLERKLSTLNTQLSQTNIVSPMAGVVDMVNVKVGEMASPGVGVVRVVNLSNLKVSAKVSDTYAASVRKGDEVIVKFPDLKKEFKARVTFVSTAVDPLSRTFTIEANLPSDKDIKPNMMAQVQINDATSKNALAIDQNYVQSTEKGNVVYVAVAEGNKKVAKAREVKTGLSYNGKVEILSGLTAGDQLITLGYQEVSDGQPISY from the coding sequence ATGAAAAGACATATTTTGATGATAACTGCCGTTGCAACTTTGCTCGCTTCATGCGGCGGAGAGAAAAAAGATGGCATTCAAGGCAAGAAAGACGAACTCGCCCAACTGAAAGTGGCACAGGCGGAAAACGAGAAAAAAATCAAGGCATTGGAAATCGAAATCGCCAAGCTTGACCCTGCCAAAACTGTCGAAGCAAAGGTAAAACCTGTTGCCATTGACACACTCGACGCTGCGGTTTTCCGTCACTATGTGGAGCTGCAGGGTACTGTGGATGCCAAAAACAATGTGATGATCACTCCGAAAACCGGCGGTGCAGTAGTGGCGATGTACGTTCGTGAAGGCGATTTTGTAAAGGCAGGTACCGTCATCGGCAAAATCGACAACAGTATTTTGACGCAAACGGTTGAGGAGTTGAAAACACAGCTGAGCCTTGCCAATACGATTTTCGAAAAACAGAAAAACCTATGGGACCAGAAGATCGGTACAGAGATGCAATACCTTCAGGCTAAAAATAACAAGGAATCGCTGGAAAGAAAGCTAAGCACATTAAACACGCAGCTTTCGCAAACCAACATTGTTTCGCCTATGGCCGGAGTCGTCGATATGGTGAATGTTAAGGTAGGTGAAATGGCGTCTCCGGGAGTAGGCGTAGTTCGGGTTGTGAACCTGAGCAACCTGAAAGTGTCCGCGAAAGTGTCTGATACCTACGCGGCCAGCGTAAGAAAAGGTGACGAAGTAATTGTCAAATTTCCTGATCTTAAAAAAGAGTTTAAGGCACGGGTTACTTTCGTAAGCACTGCCGTAGACCCGCTTTCAAGAACTTTCACGATAGAGGCGAACCTTCCTTCGGATAAAGATATCAAGCCTAATATGATGGCACAGGTTCAAATCAATGACGCTACGAGCAAAAATGCACTGGCAATTGACCAAAACTATGTTCAAAGCACTGAAAAGGGGAACGTAGTATATGTAGCGGTAGCGGAAGGCAACAAAAAAGTAGCCAAAGCCCGCGAAGTGAAAACCGGTTTGAGCTACAATGGCAAGGTTGAAATCCTTTCGGGATTAACCGCCGGCGATCAGCTGATCACACTGGGTTACCAGGAAGTTTCTGACGGTCAGCCGATCAGCTATTGA
- a CDS encoding efflux RND transporter permease subunit, with translation MKFEEYKTLGFTNWCVENRTTIYIFTFIITLAGFMVYNNLPKEQFPDIKIPQIYINTIYFGTAPADIENTINKPIEKQLKSLNGVKKIKSNALQDVSVILVEFTPDVAVEVALQRVRDAIDKAKTDLPQNLDSGPTAQDVNFSEFPIMNVNIAGNFSLKQLKQYAEDLQDGIEALPEITRVDILGALNREIQINVNLDRMKSTGLTFYDIQTAIQSENINVSGGELNVEGVRRTLRVKGEYTNVADMANIRIRTSTGATIRLGDVAEVSDNFEEQQDFARLANKSVITLNVIKRSGENLVEAADKIETVIADFKENRFPPGLDVKITADQSIQTRADLHDLINTVVLGFIFVVMVLMFFMGVRDAIFVGLSVPLSALVAFVMMPIIGPLVGTEFTLNTIVLFAFLLGIGLVVDDAIVVIENTHRLFNNHKDWTIQQAVKAAAGEVFIPVLSGTLTTIAPFFPLLFWTGIVGEFMKFMPLTLIITLGASLFVAYVMNPVFAVSFMGRHEDEKEAHDTSFKAIRRPLIILIVAAALGYLIDRGVGNFFVFILILWIFNHYILTPRILVPFQDKLLPSLKNGYRKLIDWLLRGWRPVVAIVLVFGLLIFTFVLTGIVQPKVLFFPSGDPDYVYVYNKLPIGTDARVTDSVTKIIEKRVFDVLEKEKAMDMVNSVIANVGKNAGDPYNPDRSATPHKSKVTVAFVYGTERGGRSSETILRKIRDAVKGIPGAEISVEREAVGPPTGKPISIEISGDDFAILQKLEKDVLQKVQQSGIEGIDQLRSDLVTNKPEIVIDINREKAQREGISSQQIALAVRTALFGLEVSKFRDDKDEYPIMVRLEKDDREQIEKLLSLNIVYRDMIMGGALRQVPITSVADIHYSTTFSQINRQDQSRIVTLGSDVLPGYNANEIVSQIEALIQDMDVPNGYIIKMGGEQEEQNESMAFLGTAFGAAILLIYLILATQFNSVVKPFIIFFTILLSLIGVLLGFIIFNKDFSIIMSGVGIIALAGIVVKNGILLIEFIEELRGRGYPMREAIIEGGAIRLTPVLLTASAAVLGLVPLALGITVDFVGLFRNLEPHLIVGGPSSVFWNILAWTIIFGLTFSTLLTLIMVPCMYYVNERIRDKWFRKGKQEVINPNWQNETI, from the coding sequence ATGAAATTTGAAGAATATAAAACCCTTGGCTTCACCAACTGGTGCGTAGAGAATCGGACGACGATTTACATCTTTACGTTCATCATTACGCTGGCTGGGTTCATGGTTTACAACAACCTGCCCAAGGAGCAGTTTCCCGATATCAAGATCCCTCAGATCTATATCAACACCATTTATTTCGGAACAGCTCCGGCTGATATTGAAAACACGATTAACAAACCCATTGAAAAACAACTGAAATCGCTGAATGGGGTTAAGAAAATCAAATCCAATGCATTACAGGACGTTTCAGTAATCCTGGTTGAATTTACTCCGGACGTAGCCGTAGAAGTTGCACTCCAGCGAGTCAGGGATGCGATCGATAAAGCCAAAACGGATTTACCGCAAAATCTTGACTCCGGCCCTACTGCACAGGACGTTAACTTCTCGGAATTCCCGATCATGAACGTCAACATTGCCGGTAACTTTTCATTGAAACAGCTGAAACAGTACGCCGAGGATTTGCAGGACGGGATCGAAGCGCTTCCGGAGATCACCCGCGTGGACATTCTGGGTGCACTTAACCGCGAAATCCAGATCAATGTAAACCTGGACCGCATGAAATCGACTGGTTTGACATTCTATGACATACAAACCGCCATTCAGAGTGAAAACATCAACGTTTCCGGTGGTGAGTTAAATGTAGAAGGTGTCCGCAGAACGCTGCGTGTAAAAGGCGAGTATACTAATGTTGCCGATATGGCAAACATTAGAATTCGAACATCGACCGGCGCCACAATACGACTGGGTGATGTGGCCGAAGTTTCAGATAATTTTGAAGAGCAGCAGGATTTTGCCCGTTTGGCGAACAAATCGGTTATCACATTGAACGTCATCAAACGTTCGGGAGAAAACCTCGTGGAAGCCGCCGACAAGATAGAAACCGTAATTGCAGATTTCAAAGAAAACCGGTTCCCTCCGGGATTGGACGTGAAGATCACTGCCGACCAGTCTATCCAGACAAGAGCTGATTTGCATGACCTTATCAATACCGTTGTACTCGGTTTCATCTTTGTGGTAATGGTACTGATGTTCTTCATGGGTGTCCGTGACGCGATATTTGTAGGTTTGTCCGTTCCACTCTCGGCTTTGGTAGCATTTGTAATGATGCCGATTATCGGGCCGCTGGTAGGTACTGAATTTACCCTGAACACGATTGTACTTTTTGCATTCCTCCTAGGTATCGGACTTGTGGTGGATGACGCCATTGTGGTAATTGAAAATACGCACAGGCTTTTCAACAATCATAAAGACTGGACGATCCAGCAAGCTGTGAAAGCTGCTGCCGGTGAAGTATTTATCCCGGTACTCTCAGGAACGCTTACTACCATTGCGCCATTCTTTCCATTGCTCTTCTGGACAGGGATAGTCGGGGAATTTATGAAATTTATGCCGCTAACGCTCATTATTACGCTGGGCGCGTCGCTTTTTGTGGCCTACGTGATGAACCCGGTGTTTGCCGTGTCATTTATGGGCAGGCATGAGGATGAAAAAGAAGCCCACGATACCAGTTTCAAAGCCATTCGCCGCCCATTAATTATCCTGATCGTCGCAGCAGCCCTCGGCTACCTGATCGATCGCGGAGTCGGTAACTTCTTCGTATTCATATTAATACTATGGATTTTTAATCATTACATTCTGACACCAAGAATATTGGTACCATTCCAGGACAAGTTGCTACCATCGTTGAAAAATGGCTACCGCAAACTGATCGACTGGCTGCTGAGAGGTTGGAGACCGGTGGTTGCCATTGTATTGGTATTTGGATTACTGATTTTCACATTCGTCCTCACCGGCATTGTACAACCCAAAGTGCTCTTTTTCCCAAGTGGAGATCCTGACTACGTGTATGTGTACAACAAATTGCCAATCGGAACAGATGCCCGGGTGACGGACTCTGTGACCAAGATCATTGAAAAAAGGGTTTTTGATGTCCTTGAAAAAGAAAAAGCAATGGATATGGTCAACTCTGTGATTGCTAATGTAGGTAAAAACGCCGGTGACCCTTACAACCCCGACCGTTCCGCAACACCGCACAAATCCAAAGTGACTGTTGCATTCGTGTACGGAACAGAGCGTGGTGGACGTTCGTCGGAGACGATTTTGCGCAAGATTCGTGACGCTGTAAAGGGTATACCGGGAGCAGAGATTTCCGTCGAAAGAGAGGCCGTGGGGCCGCCAACCGGTAAACCTATCTCCATTGAGATTTCGGGAGACGACTTCGCGATTTTGCAAAAACTGGAAAAAGATGTTTTACAGAAAGTTCAGCAGTCCGGTATCGAAGGCATTGATCAGCTGCGCTCCGACCTGGTAACTAACAAGCCCGAGATTGTCATTGACATTAACCGTGAAAAAGCGCAACGCGAGGGAATAAGTTCTCAGCAAATTGCGTTGGCTGTCAGAACTGCGCTTTTCGGACTTGAAGTTTCCAAGTTCAGGGACGACAAGGATGAGTATCCGATCATGGTACGGCTTGAAAAGGACGATCGCGAGCAGATAGAAAAACTGCTGAGCCTTAATATCGTATACCGCGACATGATTATGGGTGGGGCACTGCGCCAGGTTCCGATCACTTCTGTGGCCGACATTCATTACTCGACAACTTTTAGCCAGATCAACCGTCAGGATCAAAGCAGGATCGTGACACTTGGCTCGGATGTTTTGCCAGGTTATAATGCCAATGAAATCGTGTCCCAGATCGAAGCATTGATCCAGGATATGGACGTTCCGAATGGTTATATCATTAAGATGGGGGGTGAGCAGGAAGAGCAAAACGAATCGATGGCATTTCTTGGAACCGCGTTCGGCGCTGCCATCCTGTTGATTTACCTGATTTTGGCGACACAGTTCAACTCCGTGGTGAAGCCTTTCATTATATTCTTTACCATTCTGCTGTCATTGATCGGGGTGTTGCTTGGCTTCATCATATTCAATAAGGATTTCTCGATCATCATGTCCGGTGTGGGGATCATTGCACTGGCTGGTATTGTGGTAAAAAATGGTATCCTGCTCATTGAGTTCATTGAAGAGCTCCGCGGGCGTGGGTACCCGATGCGGGAAGCCATCATCGAAGGCGGGGCGATCAGGCTCACACCTGTATTGCTGACGGCATCGGCAGCCGTACTTGGACTTGTACCATTGGCGCTCGGTATTACGGTTGATTTTGTCGGTCTTTTCCGGAACCTCGAACCACATTTGATCGTGGGTGGCCCAAGTTCAGTGTTCTGGAATATCCTTGCCTGGACGATCATTTTCGGGTTAACGTTCTCGACGTTGCTTACACTGATTATGGTTCCATGTATGTATTATGTAAACGAACGCATCCGCGACAAATGGTTCAGGAAGGGAAAACAAGAGGTTATAAATCCTAACTGGCAGAACGAGACCATCTAA
- a CDS encoding ABC transporter permease: MAKQKMYAFVKIGGFAIGIAACFLIALFIRDELSYDQDIVNKDDIFRVLNDELADGDWEKYVWMPAPFANVVKNEYPEVEKIGRFLNSELFGAGPNQIRRVDKLQNVYEERFVYIDQDLLEIWGSKWLQGDPEHALDDPNSLVITKSKADKFFPGENALGRAMIISDDVAKPRKITGVIADFPKNFHVNFDFFMTIAGVVFYEGEQMNWLATNYHTYVRLKKGTDLVKFESKLSDITRKYYIPQKKASGQQVDENKIASEHRYKLQPISEIYLGSADVGDGLSHGDMRFIWLFGSVAGFILLLACINFVNLSTAKSANRAIEVGLRKTVGSERSGLVNQFLTESLLISFISISLGVVLAWLLLPLFNTLAAKSLVFPITAWWLAPLLVISSLVIGIVAGLYPAFYLSGFKPIQILKGQLSRGSKGSGIRSSLVVFQFTTSIILIIGTFVIYRQVNFILNAKVGYDRDQIVLIHGAGTLDKKIDTFKDEIKKLPQVKNASVSDYLPIKGTKRNGNGFWQFGKTKENASVSGQFWVADENYIETLGIKLIAGRNFSRDRTTDAKAVIINQKLAKDLNLKDPVGKHITNWSNSGNDLEVIGVVEDFHYESLKENIEGLCIQLGISPGIVSVKVNTSDMKGALKSITDVWNSQAPNQPIRYTFMDQSFAQMYDDVNRMGLIFTSFAVLAIIVACLGLFALSAFMVEQRSKEISIRKVLGASVRSILSLLTGNFLMLVLISAVIASPIGWYMMQEWLQDYEYKITITWDIFVFAGLVAGFVAIVTISFQAIRAALIDPAKGLRSE, from the coding sequence TTGGCAAAGCAAAAAATGTACGCTTTCGTAAAAATCGGAGGCTTCGCTATTGGGATAGCGGCATGTTTTCTTATCGCTTTATTTATCCGGGATGAGCTAAGTTATGATCAGGATATTGTTAATAAGGATGATATTTTCAGGGTCCTTAATGACGAGCTCGCCGACGGAGATTGGGAAAAATACGTTTGGATGCCGGCTCCCTTTGCCAATGTTGTTAAAAACGAGTATCCCGAAGTGGAAAAAATAGGCAGATTCCTCAACAGCGAGCTATTTGGAGCAGGCCCTAATCAAATCAGACGCGTCGATAAACTACAAAATGTGTATGAGGAACGGTTCGTTTACATAGACCAGGATCTGCTTGAAATCTGGGGCTCAAAATGGTTGCAGGGCGATCCCGAACACGCATTGGATGACCCAAACAGCCTGGTGATCACAAAATCTAAAGCGGATAAGTTTTTCCCGGGAGAGAATGCTCTGGGAAGGGCAATGATCATCAGTGATGATGTGGCTAAGCCAAGGAAAATCACTGGAGTGATCGCTGATTTTCCTAAAAATTTCCATGTAAATTTTGATTTTTTTATGACCATAGCCGGTGTGGTCTTTTACGAAGGCGAGCAAATGAATTGGCTGGCAACAAATTATCATACTTATGTGCGGTTGAAGAAGGGTACGGATCTCGTAAAATTCGAGTCGAAACTTTCAGATATCACCCGGAAATATTACATCCCGCAAAAGAAGGCGAGCGGGCAACAGGTCGATGAGAATAAAATTGCTTCGGAACACCGTTACAAATTGCAGCCGATATCAGAGATATATCTGGGCTCAGCAGATGTTGGGGATGGGTTAAGCCATGGAGATATGAGATTTATCTGGTTGTTTGGCAGTGTTGCCGGATTTATACTGTTACTGGCCTGTATCAATTTTGTGAACCTTTCTACCGCCAAATCGGCCAATAGGGCGATTGAAGTGGGTCTCAGAAAAACGGTTGGTTCAGAGAGGAGCGGCCTTGTGAATCAATTTCTGACCGAGTCTCTATTGATAAGCTTTATTTCTATCTCCCTTGGTGTTGTTTTGGCCTGGCTTTTACTTCCCCTTTTTAATACGCTTGCTGCCAAATCCCTTGTTTTTCCCATCACTGCTTGGTGGCTGGCGCCACTGCTGGTTATCAGCTCCTTGGTTATCGGAATTGTCGCGGGTCTTTATCCAGCGTTCTATTTGTCCGGCTTTAAGCCTATACAAATTCTGAAAGGACAATTGAGCAGAGGAAGCAAGGGCTCTGGGATCCGGAGCAGCCTGGTTGTGTTTCAGTTTACTACCTCAATTATACTCATCATAGGTACTTTCGTGATTTACAGACAGGTAAACTTTATCCTGAATGCAAAAGTCGGTTACGACAGGGATCAGATCGTTCTTATTCACGGGGCAGGCACCCTGGACAAAAAAATAGATACTTTTAAAGATGAGATCAAAAAATTACCTCAGGTCAAAAATGCCTCAGTGAGCGATTATCTGCCCATTAAGGGAACAAAGCGTAATGGGAATGGTTTTTGGCAATTTGGTAAAACAAAGGAAAATGCTTCGGTGTCAGGGCAATTCTGGGTAGCCGATGAAAACTACATTGAAACACTCGGAATAAAACTTATTGCAGGGCGTAACTTTTCCAGAGACAGAACCACAGATGCCAAGGCAGTGATCATTAACCAGAAGTTAGCGAAGGATTTGAACCTGAAAGATCCGGTAGGAAAGCACATTACGAATTGGTCCAATAGTGGCAATGATCTGGAGGTGATCGGAGTTGTTGAAGACTTCCATTACGAGTCACTAAAAGAAAATATCGAAGGGCTGTGCATACAATTGGGGATCAGCCCTGGTATTGTATCGGTAAAAGTGAATACCTCAGATATGAAAGGGGCATTGAAATCCATCACAGATGTATGGAATTCACAGGCACCTAATCAACCGATCAGGTATACGTTTATGGACCAGAGTTTTGCACAGATGTACGATGATGTCAACCGGATGGGTCTTATATTCACCAGCTTTGCTGTATTGGCAATAATTGTTGCTTGCTTGGGGTTGTTCGCTCTTTCAGCCTTTATGGTGGAACAGCGCAGCAAGGAGATCAGCATACGAAAAGTCTTGGGAGCTTCGGTCCGAAGCATTTTGTCGTTGCTTACCGGTAATTTCCTCATGCTCGTGCTTATCTCAGCAGTGATAGCGTCGCCGATCGGATGGTATATGATGCAAGAGTGGCTGCAGGATTACGAATACAAAATCACGATAACCTGGGACATTTTCGTTTTCGCCGGACTTGTCGCGGGATTTGTCGCAATCGTGACAATCAGCTTTCAGGCCATTCGGGCGGCCCTGATAGACCCTGCCAAAGGTTTGCGGAGCGAATGA